Proteins from one Streptomyces genisteinicus genomic window:
- a CDS encoding class II aldolase/adducin family protein has product MTSQAHGGTIEQAWRDLVATARRTAAEGLVVGTSGNVSVRVDGDVVLVTPSGVPYDRLGPGDVLGVDLDGNRVIGTAAPTSELPLHLALHRETGARAVVHTHAVHATAVSVLVPELPPVHYMTAALGGPVRVAPYAPYGTGELARNMLAALRERTACLLANHGTVAYGDTLDQAYDRTAQLEWMCRLWLTASSVPGRSPALLSEAQLADAASRLRGYGQPA; this is encoded by the coding sequence ATGACCTCACAGGCGCACGGCGGCACGATCGAACAGGCGTGGCGGGACCTGGTGGCGACGGCCCGGCGGACGGCCGCCGAAGGACTCGTCGTCGGCACCTCCGGCAATGTCTCCGTACGAGTGGACGGCGATGTCGTCCTCGTCACCCCCAGCGGTGTCCCCTACGACCGGCTCGGCCCCGGCGATGTCCTCGGGGTCGACCTCGACGGCAACCGCGTCATCGGCACCGCGGCGCCGACCAGCGAGCTCCCCCTCCATCTCGCGCTGCACCGGGAGACCGGCGCCCGGGCCGTGGTCCACACCCACGCGGTGCACGCCACCGCCGTCTCCGTCCTGGTCCCCGAACTCCCTCCGGTCCACTACATGACCGCCGCCCTCGGCGGCCCGGTCCGGGTCGCCCCCTACGCCCCCTACGGCACCGGGGAACTCGCCCGGAACATGCTGGCGGCCCTGCGCGAGCGCACGGCCTGCCTGCTGGCCAACCACGGCACCGTGGCGTACGGCGACACCCTCGACCAGGCGTACGACCGCACGGCGCAGCTGGAATGGATGTGCCGCCTGTGGCTCACCGCCTCCTCGGTCCCCGGCCGCAGCCCCGCACTGCTCTCCGAGGCCCAGCTGGCCGACGCCGCCTCCCGGCTGCGCGGCTACGGACAGCCCGCCTGA
- a CDS encoding VOC family protein — translation MPQSPGICPTLVYADAPAAVRQLTEAFGFTVHALYENEDGSVAHAELVHGNGMVMLGSRGTGSEFDALMRGAGPAGVFVHVDDVDAHHARAAAHGAEIVMEPADQEYGARDYMARDLEGNIWSFGTYAPGAAGAS, via the coding sequence ATGCCTCAGTCACCGGGCATCTGCCCCACCCTGGTCTACGCGGACGCCCCGGCCGCTGTCCGCCAGCTCACCGAGGCCTTCGGCTTCACCGTCCACGCGCTGTACGAGAACGAGGACGGCTCGGTCGCCCACGCGGAGCTCGTCCACGGGAACGGCATGGTGATGCTGGGCAGCAGGGGCACCGGGAGCGAGTTCGACGCGCTGATGCGGGGCGCCGGTCCGGCCGGGGTCTTCGTCCACGTCGACGACGTGGACGCGCACCACGCGCGGGCCGCCGCGCACGGGGCCGAGATCGTGATGGAGCCGGCCGACCAGGAGTACGGCGCCCGCGACTACATGGCGCGCGACCTGGAGGGCAACATCTGGAGCTTCGGCACCTACGCGCCGGGGGCGGCCGGGGCCTCGTAG
- the cobO gene encoding cob(I)yrinic acid a,c-diamide adenosyltransferase: MPQGQPTVVPDDGLTTRQRRNRPLVFVHTGVGKGKSTAAFGLALRAWNQGWPVGVFQFVKSAKWKVGEENALKVLGASGEGGTVAWHKMGEGWSWIQREPAAGEQSNEDKAREGWEQVKRDLAAETHRLYVLDEFAYPLHWGWIDTDEVIEVLRSRPGTQHVVITGRNAPQKLVDFADLVTDMSKVKHPMDAGQKGQRGIEW; this comes from the coding sequence ATGCCGCAGGGACAGCCGACCGTCGTACCGGACGACGGCCTCACCACACGCCAGCGCCGCAACCGCCCCCTGGTGTTCGTGCACACGGGTGTCGGGAAGGGCAAGTCGACGGCCGCCTTCGGGCTCGCCCTGCGCGCCTGGAACCAGGGCTGGCCGGTCGGGGTGTTCCAGTTCGTCAAGTCGGCCAAGTGGAAGGTCGGCGAGGAGAACGCGCTGAAGGTGCTGGGCGCGAGCGGCGAGGGCGGCACGGTCGCCTGGCACAAGATGGGCGAGGGCTGGTCGTGGATCCAGCGGGAGCCCGCGGCCGGCGAGCAGTCCAACGAGGACAAGGCCCGCGAGGGCTGGGAGCAGGTCAAGCGGGACCTCGCGGCCGAGACGCACCGGCTGTACGTGCTGGACGAGTTCGCCTACCCGCTGCACTGGGGGTGGATCGACACCGACGAGGTGATCGAGGTGCTGCGCTCCCGGCCGGGTACCCAGCACGTGGTGATCACCGGGCGCAACGCGCCGCAGAAGCTGGTCGACTTCGCCGATCTGGTGACCGACATGTCCAAGGTCAAGCACCCCATGGACGCGGGGCAGAAGGGCCAGCGGGGCATCGAGTGGTAG
- a CDS encoding cobyric acid synthase has translation MSGGGLLVAGTTSDAGKSVVTAGICRWLVRQGVKVAPFKGQNMSLNSFVTREGAEIGRAQAMQAQAARVEPTALMNPVLLKPGSDRSSQVVLMGRPVGEMSARGYHGNRQRELFEPVMACLDELRGSYDAVICEGAGSPAEINLRRTDIVNMGIARAARLPVLVVGDIDRGGVFAQFFGTTALLDAADQSLVAGYLVNKFRGDVTLLEPGLEMLHGLTGRRTYGVLPYAHGLGIDEEDGLRVSLRGAVRESVVAPPVGEDVLRVAVCAVPLMSNFTDVDALAAEPGVVVRFVDRPEELADADLVVVPGTRGTVRALAWLRERGLAAALARRAAEGRPVLGVCGGFQALGEHIEDDVESRAGEVEGLGLLPVRVRFAREKTLARPVGEALGERVEGYEIHHGVAEVLGGEPFLDGCRVGSVWGTHWHGSLEGDGFRRAFLRQVAAQAGRRFVPAPDTCFGALREEQLDRLGDLVEEHADTGGLLRLIEQGPPEGLPFVPPGAPAAR, from the coding sequence ATGAGCGGCGGCGGACTGCTGGTCGCGGGGACGACGTCGGACGCGGGCAAGAGCGTGGTGACCGCCGGGATCTGCCGGTGGCTGGTGCGCCAGGGGGTGAAGGTCGCTCCCTTCAAGGGCCAGAACATGTCGCTGAACTCGTTCGTGACGCGCGAGGGCGCGGAGATCGGACGGGCGCAGGCCATGCAGGCGCAGGCCGCGCGGGTGGAGCCGACGGCGCTCATGAACCCGGTGCTGCTGAAGCCGGGGAGCGACCGTTCCAGCCAGGTCGTGCTGATGGGCAGACCGGTCGGCGAGATGAGCGCACGGGGCTACCACGGCAACCGCCAGCGGGAGCTGTTCGAGCCGGTGATGGCCTGCCTGGACGAGCTGCGCGGCAGCTACGACGCCGTGATCTGCGAGGGCGCCGGCAGCCCGGCCGAGATCAATCTGCGGCGCACGGACATCGTGAACATGGGCATCGCGCGGGCCGCCCGGCTGCCGGTCCTCGTCGTCGGCGACATCGACAGGGGCGGGGTGTTCGCGCAGTTCTTCGGCACCACGGCGCTGCTGGACGCCGCGGACCAGTCGCTGGTGGCGGGCTATCTCGTCAACAAGTTCCGCGGCGACGTGACGCTGCTGGAACCGGGCCTGGAGATGCTGCACGGCCTGACCGGACGGCGGACCTACGGCGTGCTGCCCTACGCACACGGGCTCGGCATCGACGAGGAGGACGGGCTGCGGGTGTCGCTGCGCGGCGCCGTGCGCGAGTCCGTCGTCGCCCCGCCCGTCGGCGAGGACGTGCTGCGGGTCGCCGTCTGCGCCGTGCCGCTGATGTCGAACTTCACCGACGTGGACGCGCTCGCCGCCGAACCCGGCGTCGTGGTCCGCTTCGTGGACCGGCCCGAGGAGCTGGCCGACGCCGACCTCGTCGTCGTCCCCGGCACCCGCGGCACGGTCCGGGCGCTCGCCTGGCTGCGCGAGCGGGGCCTCGCGGCGGCGCTGGCCCGGCGGGCGGCCGAGGGACGTCCGGTGCTCGGCGTCTGCGGCGGCTTCCAGGCGCTCGGCGAGCACATCGAGGACGACGTCGAGTCGCGGGCGGGCGAGGTCGAAGGACTCGGACTGCTGCCGGTGCGGGTGCGGTTCGCCCGCGAGAAGACGCTGGCCAGGCCGGTGGGCGAGGCGCTGGGCGAGCGGGTCGAGGGGTACGAGATCCACCACGGCGTCGCCGAGGTGCTGGGCGGCGAGCCCTTCCTGGACGGCTGCCGGGTGGGCTCGGTGTGGGGCACCCACTGGCACGGCTCGCTGGAGGGCGACGGCTTCCGCCGGGCCTTCCTGCGGCAGGTGGCGGCGCAGGCCGGACGCCGCTTCGTCCCCGCGCCGGACACCTGCTTCGGCGCGCTCCGCGAGGAGCAGCTGGACCGGCTCGGCGACCTGGTCGAGGAGCACGCGGACACCGGCGGGCTGCTGCGGCTGATCGAGCAGGGGCCTCCGGAGGGCCTGCCGTTCGTCCCGCCCGGCGCACCGGCGGCACGGTGA
- a CDS encoding cobalamin biosynthesis protein — translation MRAQRTPADRTFAYGAAAGLAADLLIGDPRRGHPVAAFGRAAGAVERLLWRDDRGRGVLHTAVCAGGAIGAGLLATRAAGRSPAASVVLTAAATWAVVGGTTLGREARAVGAALAAGDLGTARERLPHLCGRDPQALDEAQIARAVVESVAENTSDAVVGALVWGAVAGVPGLLGFRAVNTLDAMVGHRSPRYLRYGWASARLDDVAGWPGARLTAVLAVLAGPDPRGALRAWRADADRHPSPNAGPVEASFAGALGVRLGGTLSYAGRVEHRPVLNGEGRAVEFGDIDRAVRLSRRVGALALAVCAGARLVRATTRGRRT, via the coding sequence ATGCGTGCCCAACGGACACCCGCGGACCGGACGTTCGCGTACGGCGCCGCCGCCGGCCTCGCCGCCGACCTGCTGATCGGGGACCCGCGCCGCGGACACCCCGTCGCCGCCTTCGGACGGGCCGCCGGCGCCGTCGAACGCCTCCTGTGGCGCGACGACCGCGGCCGGGGCGTCCTGCACACCGCGGTGTGCGCCGGGGGCGCGATCGGGGCGGGTCTGCTCGCCACCCGTGCCGCCGGCCGCTCCCCCGCCGCCTCCGTGGTCCTGACCGCCGCCGCCACCTGGGCCGTCGTCGGCGGCACCACCCTGGGGCGGGAGGCACGCGCCGTCGGCGCCGCGCTCGCCGCCGGGGACCTCGGCACGGCCCGTGAACGCCTCCCCCATCTGTGCGGCCGCGACCCGCAGGCCCTCGACGAGGCGCAGATCGCCCGCGCCGTCGTGGAGTCCGTCGCGGAGAACACGTCCGACGCGGTCGTCGGGGCGCTCGTGTGGGGCGCCGTCGCGGGCGTGCCGGGCCTGCTGGGGTTCCGGGCGGTCAACACCCTCGATGCGATGGTGGGCCACCGCTCCCCCCGGTACCTGCGCTACGGCTGGGCCTCGGCCCGCCTGGACGACGTGGCCGGGTGGCCGGGCGCCCGGCTCACCGCCGTGCTCGCGGTGCTCGCGGGACCCGACCCGCGGGGCGCCCTGCGCGCCTGGCGGGCCGACGCGGACAGGCACCCGAGCCCCAACGCGGGCCCGGTGGAGGCGTCGTTCGCGGGAGCGCTGGGCGTGCGGCTGGGCGGCACCCTGTCGTACGCGGGGCGCGTCGAGCACCGGCCCGTCCTCAACGGGGAGGGCCGGGCCGTGGAGTTCGGGGACATCGACCGGGCGGTGCGGCTGTCGCGCCGTGTCGGCGCACTGGCGCTGGCGGTCTGCGCGGGCGCGCGGCTGGTCCGCGCCACGACGAGGGGGAGGCGGACATGA
- a CDS encoding inorganic phosphate transporter: MEHITLLLAIVIVTALVFDFTNGFHDTANAMATTISTGAMKPKTAVAMSAVLNLVGAFLSVEVAKTISSGLVDESGISPEVIFAALVGAILWNLLTWLVGLPSSSSHALMGGLIGATVASVGFSGVNGGVVVTKVLIPAIAAPLVAGIGAMLAARLTYRLGRKTDDKATAKGYRAGQIASAGLVSLAHGTNDAQKTMGIITLALVAGNVLAPGSNPPMWVIVSAGVAIALGTYLGGWRIIRTMGKGLTDLQPQQGFAAQTSAASVILASSNLGFSLSTTHSCSGAVMGAGLGRKGGVVRWSTATRMFVAWGLTLPAAGLVAAASEFVTKQGDWGVAVVAVFLVASCLAIWLVSRRQVVDHTNVNDVEADEEPAGVVTTAMAAVAPPPAGEFKTTIPAPASDSAETEPARPARV; encoded by the coding sequence ATGGAACACATCACCTTGCTGCTCGCGATTGTGATCGTGACAGCTCTCGTGTTCGATTTCACGAACGGTTTCCACGACACCGCCAACGCGATGGCGACGACCATCTCGACCGGCGCGATGAAGCCCAAGACCGCGGTGGCCATGTCCGCCGTTCTGAACCTCGTCGGCGCGTTCCTGTCCGTGGAGGTCGCGAAGACGATCTCCAGTGGCCTGGTCGACGAATCAGGCATCTCACCTGAAGTCATCTTCGCGGCGCTCGTCGGCGCCATCCTCTGGAATCTGCTGACCTGGCTGGTCGGCCTGCCGTCCAGCTCCTCGCACGCGCTCATGGGCGGCCTCATCGGCGCCACCGTCGCCTCCGTCGGCTTCTCCGGCGTCAACGGCGGCGTCGTCGTGACGAAGGTCCTGATCCCCGCGATCGCCGCCCCGCTCGTCGCCGGCATCGGCGCCATGCTGGCGGCCCGGCTGACGTACAGGCTCGGCAGGAAGACCGACGACAAGGCCACGGCCAAGGGCTACCGCGCCGGCCAGATCGCCTCGGCGGGCCTGGTCTCGCTGGCGCACGGCACCAACGACGCGCAGAAGACGATGGGCATCATCACCCTCGCCCTGGTCGCCGGCAACGTGCTCGCCCCCGGTTCGAACCCCCCGATGTGGGTCATCGTCTCCGCCGGTGTCGCCATCGCGCTCGGCACCTACCTCGGCGGCTGGCGCATCATCCGCACCATGGGCAAGGGCCTCACCGACCTCCAGCCGCAGCAGGGCTTCGCCGCCCAGACCAGCGCCGCGAGCGTCATCCTCGCCTCTTCCAACCTCGGCTTCTCCCTGTCGACGACCCACTCCTGCTCCGGTGCCGTGATGGGCGCGGGCCTCGGCCGCAAGGGCGGTGTGGTCCGCTGGTCCACGGCGACCCGGATGTTCGTCGCCTGGGGCCTGACGCTGCCGGCGGCCGGTCTGGTCGCCGCGGCCTCGGAGTTCGTCACCAAGCAGGGCGACTGGGGCGTCGCCGTCGTCGCCGTCTTCCTCGTGGCGTCCTGCCTCGCCATCTGGCTCGTCTCCCGCCGCCAGGTCGTCGACCACACCAACGTCAACGACGTCGAGGCGGACGAGGAGCCGGCCGGAGTCGTCACCACCGCCATGGCGGCCGTCGCCCCGCCGCCCGCCGGCGAGTTCAAGACCACCATCCCGGCCCCGGCCTCCGATTCGGCCGAGACCGAGCCGGCCCGCCCGGCCAGGGTTTAA
- a CDS encoding alpha/beta hydrolase codes for MRPATATAAAVTTLIGVGAATVAAGRHASSAALRAPAPRALPGDPRLTVHGAGAGRVTLTRSLASLRPGTYGLTGSGVHAVVGPVLGGAAASADTVVRRLDRVADGGLAPGARVRFTPQLHEGDPATALGVPFSDVVVPGELGGLPAWFVPGARSTWVITVHGIGTTREHPLNLLGFLREQRFPVLNLAYRGDAGAPRSPDGLSHLGDSEWRDLDAAVRHAVRHGAERVVVHGWSTGAAMALRAAAGSGLRDRIAGLVLDSPVLDWEVTLRALVAARGTPAPLRPLAVRAALGRTGPHAGRLSGAAEPWAVRVPTLIFHGPDDTLAPWQGSRRLAGERPDLVTLHTVDRAPHGAMWNADPTRYEEVLRRFLTPLA; via the coding sequence GTGCGCCCGGCTACAGCGACGGCAGCGGCCGTCACCACCCTGATCGGCGTCGGCGCGGCCACGGTCGCCGCCGGACGCCACGCCAGCAGTGCCGCGCTCAGAGCGCCCGCCCCGAGGGCCCTGCCCGGTGATCCGCGGCTGACCGTGCACGGCGCAGGCGCCGGGCGGGTCACCCTCACCCGCAGCCTCGCCTCCCTCCGCCCGGGGACCTACGGCCTCACCGGTTCCGGGGTCCACGCCGTCGTCGGACCGGTGCTCGGCGGGGCGGCGGCCTCGGCCGACACGGTGGTGCGGCGGCTCGACCGCGTGGCCGACGGCGGGCTCGCCCCCGGCGCCCGCGTCCGCTTCACCCCCCAGCTGCACGAGGGCGACCCGGCCACCGCGCTGGGCGTCCCCTTCTCCGACGTCGTCGTCCCCGGAGAGCTCGGCGGCCTCCCCGCGTGGTTCGTCCCCGGCGCCCGGAGCACCTGGGTGATCACCGTGCACGGGATCGGCACCACCCGGGAGCACCCCCTGAACCTGCTGGGATTCCTGCGGGAGCAGCGGTTCCCGGTGCTGAACCTCGCCTACCGCGGCGACGCCGGAGCCCCCCGGTCCCCGGACGGTCTCAGCCACCTCGGCGACTCCGAATGGCGCGACCTCGACGCGGCGGTCCGCCACGCCGTGCGGCACGGCGCCGAGCGCGTCGTGGTCCACGGCTGGTCCACCGGCGCCGCCATGGCGCTGCGCGCCGCGGCGGGGTCGGGGCTGCGCGACCGGATCGCCGGCCTGGTCCTGGACTCGCCCGTGCTGGACTGGGAGGTCACCCTGCGGGCCCTGGTGGCGGCCCGCGGCACCCCCGCCCCGCTGCGCCCCCTCGCCGTCCGCGCCGCGCTCGGCCGGACCGGTCCGCACGCCGGCCGGCTCTCCGGGGCGGCGGAGCCCTGGGCCGTGCGGGTCCCGACGCTGATCTTCCACGGCCCCGACGACACCCTCGCCCCCTGGCAGGGCTCCCGCCGCCTGGCCGGCGAGCGGCCGGACCTCGTCACCCTCCACACCGTCGACCGGGCCCCGCACGGCGCCATGTGGAACGCCGACCCCACCCGGTACGAAGAGGTCCTGAGGCGCTTCCTCACCCCCCTCGCGTAG
- a CDS encoding cobyrinate a,c-diamide synthase — MVARLVIAAPSSGAGKTTVATGLMAAFAGRGLAVSPHKVGPDYIDPGYHALATGRPGRNLDAYQCGTSLIAPLFAHGARGCELAVVEGVMGLYDGAAGQGELASTAQVAKLLRAPVVLVVDASSQSRSVAALVHGFASWDPEVRIGGVILNKVATDRHEHLLREALEESGVPVMGVLRRAADMATPSRHLGLVPVAERHTDAVDAVRAQAEQVRLGCDLEALLALARSAPPLTDTPWDPAAAAGGDALADRPAGRTRTGADAAGPVVAVAGGAAFTFSYAEHVELLRAAGAQVVPFDPLRDERLPEGTRGLVIGGGFPEVYAPELSANEPLRRAVAALARSGAPVAAECAGLLYLAKSLDGKPMCGVLDAEARMTGRLTLGYREAVAVADNPLAASGTRLRGHEFHRTVLEPGSGAVPAWGMVRPERRVEGFVQQGVHASYLHTHWAQRPGVAARFTAACEQAAGVAGASVPARRRADGGAGARDGDGTRSTAGVRGTADGGAGVRGGAGARSTADGAGPAGPAGG; from the coding sequence GTGGTAGCACGTCTCGTCATCGCCGCACCGTCCTCGGGGGCGGGCAAGACCACGGTCGCGACCGGCCTGATGGCCGCGTTCGCCGGGCGGGGCCTCGCCGTGTCCCCGCACAAGGTCGGCCCCGACTACATCGATCCCGGCTACCACGCCCTGGCGACCGGGCGGCCCGGCCGCAACCTCGACGCCTACCAGTGCGGCACCTCGCTGATCGCGCCGCTGTTCGCGCACGGCGCGCGCGGCTGCGAACTGGCCGTCGTGGAGGGCGTCATGGGGCTCTACGACGGGGCCGCCGGGCAGGGCGAGCTGGCGTCGACGGCCCAGGTGGCCAAGCTGCTGCGGGCGCCGGTGGTGCTGGTGGTGGACGCGTCGTCGCAGTCCCGGTCGGTGGCGGCGCTCGTGCACGGCTTCGCCTCCTGGGACCCGGAGGTGCGGATCGGCGGGGTGATCCTCAACAAGGTCGCCACCGACCGGCACGAGCATCTGCTGCGGGAGGCGCTGGAGGAGTCCGGCGTACCGGTGATGGGGGTGCTGCGGCGGGCCGCCGACATGGCCACGCCGTCGCGGCACCTGGGCCTGGTGCCGGTGGCCGAGCGGCACACCGACGCGGTGGACGCGGTGCGGGCGCAGGCCGAACAGGTGCGCCTCGGCTGCGACCTGGAGGCGCTGCTGGCGCTGGCGCGCTCCGCGCCGCCGCTCACGGACACCCCCTGGGACCCGGCGGCGGCGGCCGGGGGCGACGCCCTCGCCGACCGGCCCGCGGGCCGGACGCGGACCGGGGCGGACGCGGCGGGGCCGGTGGTGGCCGTCGCCGGCGGGGCGGCGTTCACCTTCTCCTACGCCGAGCACGTCGAACTGCTCCGGGCGGCGGGGGCACAGGTGGTCCCCTTCGACCCGCTGCGCGACGAACGGCTTCCCGAGGGGACCCGCGGGCTCGTCATAGGCGGCGGCTTCCCCGAGGTGTACGCGCCCGAACTGTCCGCCAACGAGCCGCTGCGCCGGGCCGTCGCGGCGCTGGCGAGGTCGGGGGCCCCGGTCGCGGCGGAGTGCGCGGGGCTGCTGTACCTGGCGAAGTCGCTGGACGGGAAGCCGATGTGCGGGGTGCTGGACGCCGAGGCCCGGATGACGGGCCGGCTGACGCTCGGATACCGGGAGGCCGTCGCGGTCGCCGACAACCCGCTGGCCGCGTCCGGCACGAGGCTGCGCGGGCACGAGTTCCACCGCACCGTGCTGGAGCCGGGCTCCGGCGCGGTCCCCGCCTGGGGCATGGTGCGTCCGGAGCGCCGGGTCGAGGGCTTCGTGCAGCAGGGCGTGCACGCCAGTTACCTGCACACCCACTGGGCGCAGCGGCCCGGCGTCGCGGCGCGCTTCACGGCCGCGTGCGAGCAGGCGGCGGGGGTGGCGGGGGCGTCCGTCCCCGCGCGCCGCCGGGCGGACGGCGGCGCGGGCGCACGGGACGGGGACGGCACCCGGTCCACGGCGGGGGTGCGGGGCACGGCGGACGGCGGCGCGGGGGTACGGGGCGGCGCGGGCGCCCGCAGCACGGCGGACGGCGCGGGCCCGGCGGGGCCGGCCGGGGGGTGA
- a CDS encoding putative cobaltochelatase, which yields MSVHYPFTAVVGMDDMRLSLLLNAVSPAIGGVLVRGEKGTAKSTVVRGLTGLLPAMDVVAGCRFACRPAAPDPGCPDGPHEGAAAVSRPTPLVELPVGASEDRLVGALDIERALAEGVKAFEPGLLADAHRGILYVDEVNLLHDHLVDLMLDAAAMGASYVEREGVSVRHASRFLLVGTMNPEEGELRPQLLDRFGLTVEVAASRDPGRRVEVVRRRLAYDDDPAAFAARFAGEEAALRERIVAARALLPSVVLGDAVLRQIAATCAAFEVDGMRADIVMARTATALAAWDGRTEVAGEDVRQAALLALPHRRRRNPFDAPGLDESKLDEALEQSGDDPEPDPDPGDGGPDGGPGDGGPDGGPGGGVPPQGQGQESPAAGSGEDPAPSPPPAPGPGPGEQRPVGAGEPYRTRMLSVPGLGEGAAGRRSRAYTEHGRTTGSRRPRGGLTKLHLAATVQAAAPHQRARGRTGPGLVVRRDDLRQATREGREGNLVLFVVDASGSMAARQRMGAVKGAVMSLLLDAYQRRDKVGLITFRGRTAELALPPTSSVDAAAARLESLPTGGRTPLAEGLLKAHGTLRTERLRDPSRRPLLVVVTDGRATGAGDAFGQALRAARLHAAEGTAAVVVDCESGYVRLGLAGTLAGELGGTAVTLDELRADAIAGLVRDVREVSTARRAA from the coding sequence ATGAGCGTCCACTATCCGTTCACGGCGGTCGTCGGGATGGACGACATGCGGTTGAGCCTGCTGCTCAACGCCGTGTCCCCGGCGATCGGCGGTGTGCTCGTACGAGGTGAGAAGGGCACCGCCAAGTCGACGGTCGTGCGCGGTCTGACGGGTCTGCTGCCCGCCATGGACGTGGTGGCGGGCTGCCGGTTCGCCTGCCGCCCCGCGGCTCCCGACCCCGGGTGCCCGGACGGCCCGCACGAGGGGGCCGCGGCCGTGAGCAGGCCGACGCCGCTGGTCGAGCTGCCGGTCGGCGCCTCCGAGGACCGGCTGGTCGGGGCGCTGGACATCGAGCGGGCGCTCGCGGAGGGGGTCAAGGCGTTCGAGCCGGGCCTGCTGGCCGACGCGCACCGCGGAATCCTCTACGTGGACGAGGTCAACCTCCTCCACGACCACCTCGTCGACCTGATGCTGGACGCCGCCGCCATGGGCGCCTCCTACGTGGAGCGCGAGGGCGTCTCCGTCCGGCACGCCTCGCGCTTCCTGCTGGTGGGGACGATGAACCCGGAGGAGGGCGAGCTGCGTCCGCAGCTGCTCGACCGGTTCGGGCTGACCGTGGAGGTCGCCGCGTCACGCGACCCCGGCCGGCGGGTCGAGGTCGTACGGCGCAGGCTGGCGTACGACGACGACCCGGCCGCGTTCGCGGCACGCTTCGCCGGGGAGGAGGCGGCGCTGCGGGAGCGGATCGTCGCCGCCAGGGCACTGCTGCCCTCGGTGGTGCTCGGCGACGCGGTGCTGCGCCAGATCGCCGCCACCTGCGCCGCATTCGAGGTCGACGGCATGCGCGCGGACATCGTGATGGCACGCACCGCGACCGCGCTGGCGGCCTGGGACGGCCGGACGGAGGTCGCCGGGGAGGACGTGCGGCAGGCCGCTCTGCTCGCGCTGCCGCACCGCAGGCGGCGCAACCCCTTCGACGCGCCCGGCCTGGACGAGTCGAAGCTCGACGAGGCCCTGGAGCAGTCGGGCGACGACCCCGAGCCCGACCCGGACCCCGGTGACGGGGGCCCGGACGGCGGGCCCGGCGACGGGGGCCCCGACGGCGGCCCGGGAGGCGGTGTCCCGCCCCAGGGGCAGGGGCAGGAGTCCCCTGCCGCGGGCTCCGGGGAGGACCCGGCGCCTTCTCCCCCGCCCGCCCCCGGCCCCGGCCCCGGTGAGCAGCGCCCCGTCGGGGCCGGCGAGCCGTACCGGACGAGGATGCTGAGCGTGCCCGGGCTCGGCGAGGGCGCGGCGGGGCGCAGGTCCCGCGCGTACACCGAGCACGGGCGCACCACCGGCTCCCGCCGGCCGCGGGGCGGCCTCACCAAGCTCCATCTGGCGGCGACCGTCCAGGCGGCCGCGCCCCATCAGCGCGCCCGGGGGCGCACCGGACCGGGTCTGGTGGTGCGCCGCGACGACCTGCGGCAGGCGACCCGCGAGGGGCGCGAGGGCAATCTGGTGCTCTTCGTGGTGGACGCCTCGGGCTCGATGGCGGCCCGGCAGCGGATGGGCGCCGTCAAGGGCGCGGTCATGTCGCTGCTGCTCGACGCCTACCAGCGGCGCGACAAGGTCGGTCTGATCACCTTCCGGGGGCGCACGGCAGAGCTGGCGCTGCCGCCCACGTCGTCGGTGGACGCGGCCGCCGCCCGGCTGGAGTCACTGCCGACCGGCGGGCGCACCCCGCTCGCGGAGGGGCTGCTGAAGGCCCACGGGACACTGCGCACCGAGCGGCTGCGGGACCCGTCCCGGCGGCCGCTGCTGGTCGTCGTGACGGACGGCCGGGCCACCGGTGCGGGCGACGCGTTCGGGCAGGCGCTGCGTGCGGCACGGCTGCACGCCGCCGAGGGCACCGCCGCCGTCGTCGTCGACTGCGAGTCCGGGTACGTACGGCTCGGACTGGCCGGCACCCTCGCCGGCGAACTCGGCGGCACCGCCGTCACCCTGGACGAGCTCCGTGCCGACGCGATCGCCGGCCTCGTCCGGGACGTCAGGGAAGTTTCCACCGCCAGGAGGGCCGCGTAA